A window of the Myxocyprinus asiaticus isolate MX2 ecotype Aquarium Trade chromosome 11, UBuf_Myxa_2, whole genome shotgun sequence genome harbors these coding sequences:
- the LOC127447942 gene encoding thioredoxin domain-containing protein 9-like — protein MASQSMEVVAKALEQQMLQSARIVEEQLDAKLDSLERMDEDDLERLKEKRLEALKKAQKQKQEWISKGHGEYREIPSEKDFFAEVKESKNVVCHFYRDSTFRCKILDKHLGVLAKKHLEAKFIKLNVEKAPFLTERLRIKVIPTLALVKDGKTKDFVVGFTDLGNTDEFPTEMLEWRLGCSDIINYSGNLLEPPASGQKQGSKFTKVEKKTIRGKGYDSDSDED, from the exons ATGGCCAGTCAGTCAATGGAGGTTGTTGCGAAGGCTCTGGAGCAGCAGATGCTGCAGTCAGCGCGGATAGTGGAAGAGCAGCTGGATGCTAAACTGGACAGTTTGGAACGGATGGATGAAGATGACTTGGAACGACTCAAGGAGAAAAGGCTCGAGGCCCTTAAGAAAGCTCAGAAACAGAAGCAG GAGTGGATATCTAAAGGACATGGAGAATACAGAGAGATTCCAAGTGAGAAAGATTTCTTTGCCGAGGTGAAAGAAAGCAAAAATGTGGTCTGCCATTTCTACAGAGATTCTACCTTCAG ATGCAAAATTTTAGACAAGCACTTGGGTGTTTTGGCTAAGAAACATCTGGAAGCAAAGTTCATCAAGCTGAATGTTGAGAAGGCTCCGTTCCTAACCGAGAGGTTGAGGATTAAAGTAATTCCAACACTGGCTCTGGTAAAGGATGGGAAGACTAAGGACTTTGTTGTGGGCTTCACTGATCTGGGCAACACAGATGAGTTCCCTACTGAAATGTTGGAGTGGAGACTAGGCTGCTCAGATATCATCAACTACAG TGGGAATCTTTTGGAGCCCCCAGCAAGTGGGCAGAAGCAAGGGTCAAAGTTTACCAAGGTGGAGAAAAAGACCATCAGAGGCAAAGGTTATGACTCAGACTCTGATGAGGATTAG